A window of Saccopteryx leptura isolate mSacLep1 chromosome 5, mSacLep1_pri_phased_curated, whole genome shotgun sequence contains these coding sequences:
- the PRR29 gene encoding proline-rich protein 29 isoform X2, translating into MKEDLLELMVLQNAQMHQLLLSRLTATALNPWPAFPSEQVYLQDLKEEREEEEEEELEAQEEGPLVFHHHYLPGVLPVPGPLPPWPAPFLPPPPRTHLQDAPRVQQRNPASRKRGVRAVPPPPPPSATGTVGADVPPASDYYDAESLP; encoded by the exons ATGAAGGAAG ACCTGCTGGAGCTGATGGTGCTGCAGAACGCGCAGATGCACCAGCTCCTCTTGAGTCGCCTGACAGCGACCGCGCTCAACCCCTGGCCGGCCTTTCCCAGCGAGCAG gtCTACCTGCAGGATCTAAAGGAAGAgcgtgaggaggaggaggaagaggagctggaagcccAAGAGGAAGGGCCTTTGGTATTCCACCACCACTACCTGCCTGGTGTGCTGCCTGTGCCGGGCCCCCTGCCACCCTGGCCAgcacccttccttcctcccccacctcGGACCCACTTGCAGGATGCACCCAGGGTTCAGCAGCGAAATCCTGCCTCCAGGAAAAGGGGGGT GAGAgctgtgcccccacccccgccgcccaGTGCCACAGGGACTGTAGGTGCAGATGTCCCCCCGGCTTCAG ATTACTATGATGCGGAGAGCCTACCATGA
- the PRR29 gene encoding proline-rich protein 29 isoform X1, translated as MAELGSRPGPWVTVLQPLPWAVPLPPPQPGRMKEDLLELMVLQNAQMHQLLLSRLTATALNPWPAFPSEQVYLQDLKEEREEEEEEELEAQEEGPLVFHHHYLPGVLPVPGPLPPWPAPFLPPPPRTHLQDAPRVQQRNPASRKRGVRAVPPPPPPSATGTVGADVPPASDYYDAESLP; from the exons ATGGCAGAGTTGGGAAGCCGTCCCGGG CCCTGGGTGACCGTCCTGCAGCCCCTCCCGTGGGCTGTCCCACTGCCGCCCCCGCAGCCAGGCCGCATGAAGGAAG ACCTGCTGGAGCTGATGGTGCTGCAGAACGCGCAGATGCACCAGCTCCTCTTGAGTCGCCTGACAGCGACCGCGCTCAACCCCTGGCCGGCCTTTCCCAGCGAGCAG gtCTACCTGCAGGATCTAAAGGAAGAgcgtgaggaggaggaggaagaggagctggaagcccAAGAGGAAGGGCCTTTGGTATTCCACCACCACTACCTGCCTGGTGTGCTGCCTGTGCCGGGCCCCCTGCCACCCTGGCCAgcacccttccttcctcccccacctcGGACCCACTTGCAGGATGCACCCAGGGTTCAGCAGCGAAATCCTGCCTCCAGGAAAAGGGGGGT GAGAgctgtgcccccacccccgccgcccaGTGCCACAGGGACTGTAGGTGCAGATGTCCCCCCGGCTTCAG ATTACTATGATGCGGAGAGCCTACCATGA